A genomic window from Actinomycetaceae bacterium MB13-C1-2 includes:
- a CDS encoding GNAT family N-acetyltransferase yields the protein MSFVRFRPLVASEVSLIETASLGTLNWCGPRFTLDDLRSDPELAHYAKLIPERGDFGIVAEQDDMPVGVVWALCLPRTDPGYGFVDEDTPELALWVHPNNRRQGLGRTLLRELANEAASRRYNQISLSVEEDNHSKKLYSSEGFKEVPGKEADGVMLLKL from the coding sequence ATGTCCTTCGTTCGATTTCGCCCGCTTGTGGCATCCGAAGTGAGTCTGATTGAAACAGCATCACTTGGCACTCTGAACTGGTGTGGGCCAAGGTTCACACTTGATGACCTGCGTAGCGACCCGGAACTGGCGCACTACGCGAAGCTCATTCCCGAGCGAGGTGATTTTGGCATAGTTGCTGAACAGGACGATATGCCAGTCGGCGTTGTCTGGGCACTGTGTCTACCTCGGACCGATCCAGGTTACGGATTCGTCGATGAAGACACCCCTGAACTTGCCTTATGGGTACATCCCAACAATCGGCGTCAAGGTCTTGGCCGCACGCTTTTGCGGGAACTCGCCAATGAGGCAGCTAGCCGCAGATACAACCAGATCAGTTTGTCAGTAGAAGAAGACAATCATTCGAAGAAACTTTACTCCTCCGAGGGATTCAAGGAGGTGCCTGGCAAAGAAGCCGACGGCGTGATGCTCCTAAAACTCTAG